A stretch of Heptranchias perlo isolate sHepPer1 unplaced genomic scaffold, sHepPer1.hap1 HAP1_SCAFFOLD_90, whole genome shotgun sequence DNA encodes these proteins:
- the LOC137319819 gene encoding probable G-protein coupled receptor 139, whose amino-acid sequence MTCVNLVTIIVLSRGKCGLSKCVTRYLVAMAAADLLVVITDLISRQIPITYRSEFTFLYHIDVCNIHAVLLYAATDCSVWFTVTFTFDRFVAICSQKLKTKYCTEKTAAVVLGTVTVLFCSKNIFWYFFYTGDYILYNSPWFCAVTSGGLYSQMWIGIEFLHYLLTPGIPFVLILLLNTLTVRHILVASRARRRLRDHSNRQIASDPEMENRRKSIILLFVISGNFILLWALFLVFVVSERMFLMGYSSVYLPTFVEEMGFMLQLLSCCTNTCIYAITQTKFREQLKNVVKYPFIVIVRLIK is encoded by the exons atgacatgcg ttaacttagtgacgatcATTGTCCTGTCTcgtggaaagtgcggactctccaaatgtgtcactcgctacctggtggccatggcagcggcggatctactggtcgttatcactgatctgatatcgAGGCAGATCCCCATTACTTATCGTTCAGAATTCACTTTTCTATACCACATTGACGTGTGCAATattcacgccgtcctgctttatgcagccacggactgttctgtctggttcaccgtcactttcaccttcgatcgatttgtggccatttgtagccagaagctgaaaaccaaatattgcaccgagaaaacggcagcTGTGGTTttaggaacagtgactgtgctgttcTGTTCAAAGAACATTTTTTGGTACTTTTTCTATACCGGTGATTATATTTTATACAATAGCCCCTGGTTCTGTGCTGTGACAAGCGGTGGTCTATATTCGCAAATGTGGATAGGCATTGAATTCCTTCATTATCTTCTCACTCCGGGtatcccatttgttctgattttgctgctcaacacTCTAactgtcagacacattttagtggccagcagagcccgcaggagactccgggatcACAGCAATAGGCAGAttgccagtgacccagagatggagaaccgcaggaaatccatcattctactgtttgttatctcggggaattttatcctgttatgggcgctGTTTCTGGTGTTTGTAGTTTCTGAGCGAATGTTTTTGATGGGGTATTCCTCTGTATATCTCCCTACATTCGTAGAAGAAATGGGATTCATGCTTCAGCTTCTGAGCTGTTGtacaaacacctgtatttatgcaataacacagactaaattcagagagcagttgaagaatgtggtgaaatatccattcATTGTAATTGTCagattaattaaataa